From the Polynucleobacter sp. MWH-UH35A genome, one window contains:
- a CDS encoding polysaccharide deacetylase family protein translates to MAKIALKVDVDTLRGTKEGVPNLARTLERFGLKATFLFSLGPDHTGWALKRVFRPGFLKKVSRTSVVEHYGIKTLLYGVLLPGPDIGKKAAAEMRAIDKAGHETGIHTWDHVAWQDAVRNQDAQWTKEMMQKSWDRFVEIFGHAPVTYGAAGWQMNEAAFEQLDQWGIAYSSDGRAEPNLIPYRLALSAGKAKHVQYPTTLPTFDELIGIDGADEFGAVKKLLEITQSNPNDQVFTLHAELEGQKLLPAFEQLLAGWLNQGHDLVTMGELHKSWEATKQLDKIAVLPLTWGEIPNRSGDLIIQNN, encoded by the coding sequence ATGGCTAAGATAGCTCTCAAGGTTGATGTAGACACCTTACGCGGCACTAAAGAGGGTGTACCTAATCTTGCTCGAACTCTAGAGCGTTTTGGTCTCAAAGCCACCTTTCTGTTCAGCCTTGGCCCTGACCATACTGGCTGGGCCTTAAAGCGTGTCTTTCGACCAGGCTTTTTAAAAAAAGTAAGTCGCACCTCCGTTGTCGAGCATTACGGCATAAAGACTTTGCTTTATGGAGTTCTCCTTCCTGGACCAGATATTGGCAAGAAAGCCGCCGCAGAAATGCGCGCCATTGATAAAGCAGGTCACGAAACTGGGATTCATACTTGGGATCATGTTGCATGGCAAGATGCCGTCCGCAACCAAGATGCGCAGTGGACCAAAGAAATGATGCAAAAAAGCTGGGATCGATTTGTAGAGATCTTTGGTCATGCGCCAGTCACATATGGCGCAGCTGGATGGCAAATGAATGAAGCTGCTTTTGAGCAACTTGATCAATGGGGTATTGCCTACTCGTCTGATGGAAGGGCGGAACCAAACCTCATACCCTATCGTCTTGCGCTATCCGCAGGTAAAGCCAAGCATGTTCAATATCCAACCACACTCCCCACCTTTGATGAGCTCATCGGTATCGATGGTGCCGATGAATTTGGTGCCGTTAAGAAGCTTTTAGAGATCACTCAGAGCAACCCAAATGACCAGGTCTTCACCTTGCATGCTGAACTGGAAGGTCAGAAGTTATTACCAGCATTTGAGCAACTGCTAGCTGGATGGCTAAATCAAGGCCATGACCTTGTCACCATGGGCGAGCTGCACAAATCTTGGGAGGCAACCAAGCAACTCGATAAAATAGCCGTACTGCCACTGACTTGGGGTGAAATACCTAATCGCAGCGGTGATTTAATCATTCAAAATAACTAA
- a CDS encoding bifunctional UDP-4-keto-pentose/UDP-xylose synthase, with translation MKKVLILGVNGFIGHHLSKRILETTDWDVYGMDMQNDRLGDLINHPRMHFFEGDITINKEWVEYHIRKCDVILPLVAIATPATYVQQPLKVFELDFEANLPIVRSAVKYKKHLVFPSTSEVYGMCEDGEFDPSKSNMIYGPINKPRWIYACSKQLMDRVIWGYGMEGLRFTLFRPFNWIGPGLDSIYTPKEGSSRVVTQFLGHIVRGESINVVDGGAQKRAFTYIDDGIDALMRIIDNKGGVANGKIYNIGNPKNNHSIRELANQMLEIARSIPEYAKNANEVKIVETTSGAYYGEGYQDVQNRVPAIDNTMNELGWKPTTTMTDALKNIFEAYRGDVEKARHLVDKE, from the coding sequence ATGAAAAAAGTACTCATTCTTGGTGTGAACGGTTTTATTGGTCACCACCTTTCCAAGCGCATTCTTGAGACAACCGATTGGGATGTCTATGGCATGGATATGCAAAATGATCGCCTTGGTGACTTAATCAATCATCCACGTATGCATTTCTTTGAAGGTGACATCACCATCAATAAAGAATGGGTTGAATATCACATCCGTAAATGCGACGTCATTCTGCCTTTAGTAGCGATTGCAACTCCAGCCACCTATGTACAGCAGCCACTAAAAGTATTTGAGCTCGACTTCGAAGCCAATTTACCAATCGTGCGTTCTGCTGTGAAATACAAAAAGCATTTAGTATTTCCATCAACCTCTGAGGTTTATGGCATGTGCGAAGACGGCGAGTTCGATCCGTCCAAATCGAATATGATCTACGGCCCTATCAATAAGCCACGCTGGATCTACGCATGTTCTAAACAATTAATGGATCGCGTGATCTGGGGTTATGGCATGGAAGGTTTGCGCTTTACCCTCTTCCGTCCGTTTAACTGGATTGGCCCTGGCTTAGATAGCATCTACACACCAAAAGAAGGTTCATCCCGTGTAGTGACTCAGTTCTTAGGTCATATTGTTCGCGGCGAATCTATTAACGTTGTTGATGGTGGAGCCCAGAAACGTGCCTTTACATATATTGACGATGGTATCGATGCTTTGATGCGCATTATCGACAACAAAGGTGGCGTTGCTAATGGCAAGATCTACAACATCGGCAACCCTAAAAACAATCACTCCATTCGCGAACTAGCCAATCAGATGTTGGAGATTGCCCGCAGTATTCCTGAGTATGCAAAGAATGCGAATGAAGTCAAAATTGTGGAGACAACTTCAGGCGCATATTACGGTGAAGGCTACCAAGATGTGCAAAATCGCGTTCCTGCAATTGATAACACGATGAATGAATTGGGCTGGAAGCCTACGACCACAATGACTGATGCCCTCAAAAATATTTTTGAAGCCTATCGTGGCGACGTAGAAAAAGCACGTCACCTAGTTGATAAAGAATAA
- a CDS encoding formyltransferase produces the protein MHAVVFAYHDVGVNCLKALLNAGIQIDLVVTHQDDPNENVWFGSVAKLCAEKNIPYIAPNANELVNLIPKLQALAPDYIFSLYYRFMIPEQILKCAKIAALNMHGSLLPKYRGRAPVNWAILHGETETGATLHVMEAKPDAGDIVGQVAISIGPNETATDVFGKVSQAAVSVIDQVLPSLLKGKVPRRPNELQKGSYFGGRKPADGQIHWNQTAKQVHDLVRAVAPPYPGAFTDHQGKVMIVARTGLNGPFPANLDLGVCGIQVVDNQVFGICGDRQAVEILEWFPASN, from the coding sequence TTGCACGCAGTCGTCTTTGCTTATCACGATGTTGGCGTCAACTGCCTCAAAGCGCTTCTCAATGCGGGCATACAAATTGATCTTGTAGTTACCCATCAGGACGATCCTAATGAGAATGTTTGGTTTGGGAGTGTGGCAAAACTGTGTGCTGAGAAAAATATCCCTTACATTGCGCCCAACGCGAATGAATTAGTCAATTTAATTCCGAAGCTGCAAGCTCTTGCTCCAGATTATATTTTTTCCCTCTACTATCGCTTCATGATTCCAGAGCAGATTTTGAAGTGCGCAAAAATTGCCGCACTGAATATGCATGGCTCACTACTTCCGAAATACCGTGGTCGTGCCCCCGTAAACTGGGCGATCCTTCATGGCGAAACTGAAACTGGCGCAACCCTGCATGTGATGGAGGCCAAACCGGATGCAGGGGATATCGTTGGGCAGGTGGCAATCAGTATTGGTCCGAATGAAACCGCTACCGATGTATTTGGCAAAGTCAGTCAGGCGGCCGTGAGTGTTATTGACCAAGTTTTACCCAGCCTCCTAAAGGGCAAAGTTCCTCGCAGACCGAATGAACTCCAAAAAGGCAGCTATTTTGGGGGTCGAAAGCCTGCAGATGGGCAAATTCATTGGAACCAGACTGCCAAACAGGTCCATGACCTCGTGAGAGCAGTTGCACCCCCATATCCCGGCGCCTTCACGGACCATCAGGGCAAGGTAATGATTGTTGCCAGGACCGGCTTAAATGGGCCATTTCCAGCCAATCTCGATCTTGGGGTTTGTGGCATCCAAGTGGTTGATAATCAGGTATTCGGTATTTGCGGCGACCGCCAAGCAGTAGAAATCTTGGAATGGTTTCCAGCTAGCAACTGA
- a CDS encoding glycosyltransferase — MTANLVANPTLSIVIPVYNEEDGLQALFDRLYPALDALAAKRKITYEIVFVNDGSKDRSAGILSKQVELRLDVTRAVLFHSNFGQHMAIMAGFEYAKGEHIITLDADLQNPPEEIDALTEQLLKGHDYVGTIRADRRDSFFRKFASRAMNRLRENITRITMTDQGCMLRGYSRRIVDLVRQCDESNTFIPALAYTFSANPVEITVKHEERFAGESKYSLYQLIRLNFDLVTGFSIMPLQIFSILGMLLSLAAGSLFAYLLVRRFVLGAEVEGVFTLFALTFFLIGVMLFGLGLLGEYIGRIYQQIRNRPRYVVQTVLEKK, encoded by the coding sequence ATGACTGCAAATTTAGTTGCCAACCCAACACTCAGCATTGTTATTCCCGTCTACAACGAGGAAGATGGTCTCCAGGCCCTATTTGATCGCCTTTACCCCGCTTTGGATGCACTAGCCGCCAAACGCAAGATTACCTATGAAATTGTGTTTGTGAATGATGGCAGCAAAGATCGCTCCGCCGGCATCCTTTCCAAGCAAGTTGAACTCCGCCTCGATGTCACACGCGCCGTTTTATTTCATAGCAATTTTGGTCAACATATGGCCATCATGGCTGGCTTTGAATACGCCAAAGGTGAACACATCATTACCTTGGATGCAGACTTACAAAATCCTCCAGAAGAAATTGATGCGCTGACTGAACAGCTATTAAAAGGTCATGATTATGTCGGTACCATACGCGCTGATCGTCGCGATAGCTTCTTCAGAAAATTTGCTTCACGCGCTATGAATCGTTTGCGTGAAAACATCACCCGCATCACGATGACTGATCAAGGGTGCATGTTGCGAGGCTACAGTCGCCGTATTGTTGATTTAGTTCGTCAATGTGATGAGAGTAATACATTCATCCCTGCGCTCGCATACACCTTCTCCGCAAACCCAGTGGAAATTACTGTTAAGCATGAAGAACGTTTTGCAGGTGAATCTAAATACAGCCTTTACCAACTGATTCGCCTAAATTTTGATTTGGTTACCGGCTTCTCCATCATGCCGCTACAGATCTTCTCGATCCTCGGTATGTTGCTATCCCTAGCTGCAGGCAGCTTGTTTGCTTACCTACTGGTACGCCGCTTTGTTCTAGGCGCTGAGGTGGAGGGTGTATTCACCCTCTTCGCCCTAACCTTCTTCTTAATTGGCGTCATGCTCTTCGGACTCGGTCTTTTAGGTGAATATATTGGTCGCATCTATCAGCAAATCCGCAACCGCCCTCGCTACGTTGTGCAAACTGTTCTAGAGAAAAAATAA
- a CDS encoding DegT/DnrJ/EryC1/StrS aminotransferase family protein — translation MSNSSTFIPFTRPSFNQETIDAVSDVLRSGWVTSGPKLAEFESTLREYFGGRPVRCFANGTATMKIALQVAGIGPGDEVLTTPISWVATSNVILSVGAKPVFVDIDPITRNIDLNKVAAAITPKTRAIMPVYLAGLPVDMDQLYAIAKQHHLRVIEDAAQAFGSQWQGKKIGSFGDLVSFSFQANKNLTTIEGGCLVLNNADEAKLAEKFRLQGLTRQGMDGMDVDVLGGKDNLTDVNAAIGLEQLKQLPAYQARRAQLARQYFDVIRGELKSAGLESLHLELPVENFTDSNWHMFQVVLPLEKLNADRAQVMRELKDLGIGTGVHYPAITGFTLYKNQGYKTSGTPIAERIGRSILTLPLFPSMADEDIGRIARGLVGILLKYRKN, via the coding sequence ATGTCAAACAGCTCCACATTTATTCCTTTTACACGACCCAGCTTTAATCAAGAAACGATTGATGCTGTATCGGATGTATTACGTTCGGGTTGGGTTACATCTGGCCCAAAGCTGGCAGAGTTTGAGTCAACCCTTAGAGAATACTTTGGCGGTCGTCCAGTGCGTTGTTTTGCCAATGGCACAGCAACCATGAAGATTGCTTTGCAAGTTGCAGGTATTGGTCCTGGCGATGAAGTACTTACTACGCCCATTTCTTGGGTTGCAACCTCGAATGTCATTTTGAGTGTTGGCGCAAAACCAGTATTCGTCGATATTGATCCTATAACACGCAATATTGATTTGAATAAAGTTGCTGCTGCAATCACGCCAAAGACACGTGCGATCATGCCGGTCTATTTAGCTGGCTTACCTGTTGATATGGATCAGCTCTACGCCATTGCGAAACAGCATCATCTTCGTGTGATTGAAGATGCTGCGCAGGCCTTTGGCTCACAGTGGCAAGGGAAGAAGATTGGCAGCTTTGGTGACCTAGTGAGCTTCAGCTTTCAGGCCAATAAAAATCTCACCACCATTGAGGGTGGTTGCCTTGTGCTCAATAATGCTGATGAAGCAAAACTTGCAGAGAAGTTCCGCTTGCAGGGATTAACCCGTCAAGGTATGGACGGCATGGATGTGGATGTATTGGGCGGCAAAGATAACTTGACAGATGTGAATGCGGCGATTGGCCTTGAGCAACTAAAGCAACTACCTGCATATCAAGCGCGTCGTGCACAATTAGCGCGCCAATACTTTGATGTCATCCGCGGTGAATTGAAATCCGCCGGCTTGGAAAGTTTGCATCTAGAACTTCCAGTGGAAAACTTTACTGACAGCAACTGGCACATGTTTCAAGTTGTTTTGCCCCTTGAGAAATTAAATGCCGATCGCGCCCAAGTAATGAGAGAGTTAAAAGATTTAGGTATTGGTACTGGCGTTCATTACCCTGCAATTACTGGTTTCACGCTTTACAAGAACCAAGGTTACAAAACATCGGGTACGCCCATCGCTGAACGCATTGGTCGATCCATTCTCACTCTCCCCCTATTTCCCTCAATGGCAGATGAAGATATTGGCCGTATAGCTAGGGGATTGGTCGGAATTTTGCTGAAATACCGCAAAAACTAG
- a CDS encoding glycosyltransferase family 39 protein, with protein MQFGQIRQSSALHPGKILLLVILYALLWFGTLNYRHLIPSDEGRYAEIAREMLVTGDWITPRYNGYKYFEKPPLQAWATATAFQVFGIGDWQARLWTALTGFLTILLVGFTGARIFNPRAGWLAAVVLASSPMWVISGHFNSLDMGLSAFLVAALCSLLIAQTSHHKNSCRNWMWACWIFMALATLSKGVIGAAIPAMVFIAYSISTWDWKIWTRLRLFSGTILFLAITAPWFILVAQRNPEFLEFFFIHEHLQRFTQDAHSRTGPIYYFVPLLLIGILPWALQIPGAVIQAWTERRREFSPSWLLVCWFVVIFAFFSVSHSKLPGYIIPVFPALALIIGNRLDRLLGHTNSMALPWKVQTLGFALLGCVGFFFLDAIGKQARPDEIEAYAQYSYWVIAALLALVSFSAYAAWQSRRNGIQSIVSFACGFFLCAIIAGTGHETLGRAVSGIDLVERVKASIPEKVNFYSVRLLDHTVPFYLGRTMIMVESPDELEFGVNQEPDLWMPTLEAFISRWQEDLTAYALMVPEQFDALKVQNFPMQEVGRDSRRVIVKHPDTSSGLQ; from the coding sequence ATGCAATTTGGCCAGATTCGGCAGTCCTCAGCCCTTCATCCAGGCAAGATTTTGCTCTTGGTCATCCTGTATGCGCTGCTATGGTTTGGCACCCTTAACTACCGTCACCTTATTCCATCTGACGAGGGGCGCTATGCGGAGATTGCCCGAGAAATGCTGGTCACTGGCGACTGGATTACCCCGCGTTACAACGGCTATAAATATTTTGAAAAGCCACCATTGCAAGCTTGGGCCACTGCTACTGCCTTTCAAGTGTTTGGCATTGGTGATTGGCAAGCACGTCTATGGACAGCGCTCACCGGCTTCTTAACCATTCTTCTGGTTGGATTTACTGGCGCAAGAATCTTTAATCCTAGAGCTGGATGGTTAGCTGCCGTTGTTCTGGCATCCAGCCCCATGTGGGTCATTAGCGGTCACTTCAATTCACTAGATATGGGTTTGTCTGCATTTTTAGTTGCAGCTTTATGTAGCCTATTGATTGCACAAACTTCTCACCATAAAAATAGTTGCCGCAATTGGATGTGGGCTTGTTGGATCTTTATGGCACTCGCCACTTTATCCAAGGGTGTGATCGGTGCCGCAATTCCGGCGATGGTTTTTATTGCTTACTCCATCAGCACATGGGATTGGAAAATCTGGACTCGCTTACGTTTATTTAGCGGAACAATCTTGTTCTTAGCTATCACAGCACCTTGGTTTATTTTGGTTGCGCAGCGTAATCCCGAGTTCTTGGAATTCTTCTTTATCCATGAGCATCTGCAACGCTTCACGCAAGATGCACACAGCAGAACAGGTCCTATTTATTACTTTGTCCCGCTTCTGCTCATTGGCATCCTCCCTTGGGCCCTGCAAATCCCTGGGGCGGTTATCCAGGCGTGGACTGAGCGTCGTCGGGAGTTCTCGCCTAGCTGGTTATTGGTATGCTGGTTTGTGGTGATCTTTGCATTCTTCAGCGTCTCTCACTCTAAGTTGCCCGGTTACATCATTCCTGTTTTTCCCGCCCTTGCTTTAATCATTGGCAATCGCTTAGATCGCTTGCTGGGGCACACCAACTCCATGGCGCTCCCATGGAAAGTGCAGACACTTGGTTTTGCACTTCTGGGCTGCGTTGGGTTTTTCTTTTTAGATGCGATTGGCAAGCAAGCTAGGCCCGATGAAATTGAAGCCTATGCGCAATATAGTTATTGGGTAATTGCCGCATTGCTAGCTTTAGTGAGTTTTAGTGCTTACGCTGCATGGCAAAGCAGACGCAATGGCATTCAAAGTATTGTGAGCTTTGCTTGTGGGTTTTTTCTGTGCGCCATCATCGCTGGAACTGGTCATGAGACTTTAGGCCGCGCCGTCTCTGGCATTGATTTGGTTGAGCGAGTAAAAGCCTCCATTCCTGAAAAAGTAAATTTCTATTCAGTACGTCTTTTAGATCACACGGTGCCCTTCTATTTAGGCCGAACCATGATCATGGTGGAGTCACCGGATGAACTCGAATTTGGTGTAAATCAAGAACCAGATCTTTGGATGCCAACTTTAGAAGCCTTTATTAGCCGTTGGCAGGAAGATCTAACAGCCTACGCCCTCATGGTTCCAGAGCAATTTGATGCACTAAAGGTTCAGAACTTCCCCATGCAGGAAGTCGGCCGCGACTCTCGCAGAGTGATTGTGAAGCACCCAGATACATCGAGTGGGTTGCAGTGA
- a CDS encoding Mth938-like domain-containing protein gives MKLQSDPHSGANTITGYGDGYVEINKIPYAHAVVLSSDGAISNWPVKTFDDLEAHNFTQLVDLKPELILIGTGSRQRFPKPELLNALISAKIGFEIMDSQAACRTYNILVGEGRRVLLALIVEPV, from the coding sequence TTGAAGCTTCAATCTGACCCCCATTCGGGAGCGAATACGATCACCGGCTACGGCGATGGCTACGTAGAGATCAATAAGATTCCTTACGCCCATGCGGTTGTCCTCAGCTCTGACGGCGCTATCTCCAATTGGCCAGTTAAGACATTTGACGATCTAGAGGCCCATAATTTCACGCAACTCGTTGATTTAAAACCAGAATTAATCCTGATTGGGACCGGTAGTCGTCAACGTTTTCCGAAGCCAGAACTACTGAACGCATTGATTTCCGCCAAAATTGGCTTTGAAATCATGGACTCTCAAGCCGCCTGTCGCACCTACAACATTTTGGTTGGTGAAGGGCGTCGAGTCTTGTTGGCGCTGATTGTGGAACCTGTTTAA
- a CDS encoding pyridoxal phosphate-dependent aminotransferase has protein sequence MKPIRKSQKLDNVCYDIRGPVLELAQRMEEEGHKIIKLNIGNVGVFGFDPPEEIQLDMIRNLSNASAYSDSKGIFAARKAIMQYCQEKGIQGVTLDDVYTGNGVSELIVLSMNALLNDGDEVLVPTPDYPLWTAAVSLSSGTPVHYLCDEAKGWEPDLNDLRKKITPRTKAIVVINPNNPTGAIYSKEVLLEMIQIAREHGLILFADEIYDKMLYDGEKHISLASLSTDVVTITFNGLSKNYRSCGYRAGWMIVSGDKEMVRDYIEGLNMLASMRLCANVPGQYAIQTALGGYQSINDLVGEGGRLAKQRDLAWKLITDIPGVTCVKPKSALYLFPRLDPEVYPIEDDQQFVADLLKEEKVLLVQGSGFNWGKPDHFRVVFLPHEDVLKEAIGRLARFLERYRNKNSRKASSTAAKAS, from the coding sequence GTGAAACCAATCCGAAAGTCCCAAAAGCTCGATAACGTCTGTTATGACATACGTGGGCCGGTGCTCGAGCTTGCTCAGCGGATGGAGGAAGAGGGTCACAAAATCATCAAATTAAACATCGGAAACGTAGGGGTTTTCGGTTTTGATCCACCTGAAGAGATTCAGTTGGACATGATCCGCAATTTGAGTAACGCATCCGCTTACTCCGATTCCAAAGGCATTTTTGCTGCTCGAAAAGCCATCATGCAGTATTGCCAGGAAAAGGGCATTCAAGGTGTGACATTGGATGACGTTTATACCGGTAACGGCGTTTCAGAACTCATCGTGCTTTCGATGAACGCACTCTTAAATGATGGCGATGAGGTTTTAGTGCCAACACCAGATTACCCGCTGTGGACTGCTGCCGTGAGTTTGTCGAGTGGCACACCAGTTCACTATCTTTGTGATGAAGCCAAAGGCTGGGAGCCGGACTTAAATGATTTGCGTAAAAAAATTACACCGCGCACTAAAGCAATTGTTGTAATTAATCCCAATAATCCGACTGGCGCAATCTATTCAAAAGAAGTGTTGTTGGAGATGATTCAGATTGCGCGCGAGCATGGTTTGATTTTGTTTGCCGATGAGATTTACGACAAGATGTTGTATGACGGTGAGAAGCATATCTCCCTCGCATCTTTATCGACGGATGTAGTTACCATCACCTTTAACGGCCTATCTAAGAATTACCGTTCCTGCGGCTATCGCGCTGGATGGATGATTGTCTCGGGTGATAAAGAGATGGTTCGTGACTATATTGAAGGCTTAAACATGTTGGCCTCAATGCGTTTGTGTGCAAACGTGCCAGGCCAGTATGCAATTCAAACGGCATTGGGTGGTTATCAGAGTATTAATGATTTAGTAGGCGAGGGCGGCCGTCTTGCAAAACAACGCGATCTTGCATGGAAACTCATTACGGATATTCCAGGTGTGACTTGCGTCAAACCCAAATCTGCTTTGTATTTATTCCCAAGGCTAGACCCTGAGGTTTATCCGATTGAAGATGATCAGCAGTTTGTTGCTGACCTCTTGAAGGAAGAAAAAGTATTGTTAGTGCAGGGCTCTGGTTTTAACTGGGGTAAACCGGATCACTTCCGCGTAGTGTTCTTGCCTCATGAAGATGTTCTTAAGGAGGCTATTGGCCGCCTTGCACGTTTTCTGGAGCGTTATCGTAATAAAAACAGCCGCAAGGCTTCTTCAACTGCAGCAAAGGCATCATGA
- a CDS encoding homoserine dehydrogenase, whose translation MKPIQVGLLGIGTVGGGVFTVLERNQDEITRRAGRGIRINTVADLNVERAKELVKDRAQVVSDARAVINNPEIDIVVELIGGYGIAKDLVLEAIAAGKHVVTANKALIAVHGNEIFKAAHAKGVMVAFEAAVAGGIPIIKALREGLTANRIEWIAGIINGTTNFILSEMRDKGLDFGTVLKEAQRLGYAEADPTFDIEGVDAAHKATIMSAIAFGIPMQFEKAHIEGITKLDAIDIKYAEQLGYRIKLLGIAKKTSTGVELRVHPTLIPSKRLIANVEGAMNAVQVFGDAVGTTLYYGKGAGSEPTASAVIADLVDITRLLSADAEHRVPYLAFQPDAVHDTPVLPIGEITTSYYLRLRVADQAGVLADITKILASHGVSIDALLQKEADEGESQTDLVALTHETKEKNMLAAIKEIQALKTVAGEVVKIRLENLS comes from the coding sequence ATGAAACCGATTCAAGTAGGTCTGTTAGGTATTGGCACTGTTGGTGGTGGCGTATTCACTGTTCTCGAGCGTAATCAAGATGAGATTACTCGCCGTGCTGGGCGTGGAATTCGTATTAATACAGTCGCCGATTTAAATGTAGAGCGCGCCAAAGAGCTTGTTAAAGATCGTGCACAAGTGGTGAGCGATGCTCGTGCCGTCATTAATAACCCAGAGATTGATATCGTTGTTGAGTTAATCGGTGGTTACGGCATCGCTAAAGATTTGGTTCTTGAAGCGATCGCTGCTGGCAAGCATGTAGTGACAGCCAATAAGGCATTAATCGCCGTACATGGTAATGAGATTTTTAAAGCGGCACATGCTAAAGGCGTGATGGTTGCCTTTGAAGCTGCCGTTGCAGGTGGCATTCCTATTATTAAAGCATTGCGTGAAGGTTTAACCGCTAACCGCATTGAATGGATTGCCGGCATCATTAACGGTACGACCAATTTCATCTTGTCGGAGATGCGCGATAAAGGTTTGGATTTTGGGACCGTTCTCAAAGAAGCTCAGCGCTTAGGTTACGCAGAAGCTGACCCTACTTTTGATATCGAAGGGGTTGATGCTGCGCATAAAGCGACCATCATGAGTGCGATTGCATTTGGTATTCCAATGCAGTTCGAAAAAGCGCACATTGAGGGCATCACTAAATTAGATGCCATTGATATTAAATATGCTGAGCAATTAGGCTATCGCATCAAGTTACTTGGCATTGCTAAGAAAACATCCACCGGCGTGGAGTTGCGTGTACACCCAACATTAATTCCTTCTAAGCGTTTGATTGCAAACGTTGAAGGCGCTATGAATGCCGTTCAAGTATTTGGTGATGCAGTGGGTACTACCTTGTATTACGGCAAAGGTGCAGGGTCGGAGCCTACGGCGTCTGCTGTTATTGCTGATTTGGTGGATATCACTCGCTTGCTTAGCGCTGATGCGGAGCACCGCGTTCCTTACTTGGCCTTCCAGCCAGATGCTGTACATGACACACCAGTGCTACCTATCGGCGAGATCACCACTAGCTATTACTTGCGCTTGCGTGTAGCTGATCAAGCTGGTGTATTGGCTGACATTACAAAGATTTTGGCTTCACATGGTGTATCTATTGATGCGCTTTTGCAAAAAGAGGCTGATGAGGGCGAGAGTCAGACTGATTTAGTCGCTTTGACTCACGAAACTAAAGAGAAGAATATGCTTGCCGCAATCAAAGAGATTCAAGCTCTCAAAACAGTTGCCGGCGAAGTGGTAAAGATCCGTTTAGAAAATCTGTCTTAA